Within the Bradysia coprophila strain Holo2 unplaced genomic scaffold, BU_Bcop_v1 contig_479, whole genome shotgun sequence genome, the region AAGTACTATATTTGGCAGCTGATGCCtctgatcacttttgcttgaagagCGTTGGTAAGCGCCATGATTTCTTCTCCGCCAAGAGAATTAGTAAATATGTTACTTCACTTGTATAAAGTATATTCTAGGGCTTCATACGAAATTtactacttcaatatttgtgtcatgaatttctttatataataaaaaaactaGTCTGACCTCATCGTTTATTCATGTCATGGTTGTTGATGGCAAATGAATATCCGTTTCTTTAATATTAACACGTAACACGAACCAGGATGTGAGGATTGACCAATATGACGTCAATATTAAATATTGACAATAATAATCTAACGTTTGATTATGAAGATCCGTGATCAGTaagatcactaaaatgaccgctggcgtgacgatcgacggttcggttttgtgtgtaaactaatgacaaccaactttgcttctaagggaattcccgtatttagttcatttacattcatttcaaagaattggacgcactcacttattcattacaatgtgaaattgtgaagttggtttcaattagtttgcacacttttccccaccattcctcacgtttccgtcatcagtttcaccaaacgaagagatcCATAGTTAATCGTGTGAATTTCGTTAATCAGAAGCGTTGCCGAGGTGTagatttaaatttatcagGGTATGGAATAATCAATTCATGATCTCGAAATTACAGATCTAGTGACCCTTTGTTTCTTTCTCATTCATTATTTAAGTCAAGGCTATCACCAGAAACTTATACAGAATGACAAGTCCCAAGGCAACAACATCAGAAAAGTGCGCCACAAAGTTTCCTAGGATCCTGCGCCTTAGTTTTAGGAATTTAGGATAGTCACAAATGATTTGTAGTGACTGTTGtatagatctcttcgtttggtgaaaactgatgacggaaacgtgaggaatggtggggaaaagtgtgcaaactaatcgaaaccaacttcacaatttcacaaagtaatgaataagtgagtgcgttcaattctttgaaatgaatgcaaatgaaCTCAATACGGGGAATTCTcttagaagcaaagttggttgtcattagtttgcacacaaaaccgaaccgtcgatcgtcacgccagcggtcattttagtgatctataggagaatggagtttagaaactaaggataaaatctattacaatttagtacttttcttcatcaaaagtttgctgtcactgaattatttttttcatgaacaaacttcacggcacagtgacatttcatgggaatgaacGAATGTGAAGttgtcacacaaaaaaatagtacagtgagaatgaagtactataaaaaatgtggcgcctctacaggccaaccgactaggcgaataacCTCAGCCTGGTCATGTGCAATTCAGACCACAGTAGGCGGGTCACACGAAACCAAGACCTTCCATTTTTATCCGATTTATGTAACGGATTTTATATataagggcgtcgaaagtaggtATACTTGAAACTTGAATGTATtatggttttcgacgcatatAGGATGTACGAAAATCATCCAGCCTCGCCTCAGATTGTAGAGAGAGATTGTATGTCTATCTACAATAAACACTAGATGTGTCTTCGGCCGAAGCGGGAAAGGAATGAATTGTATTTCGAAATGAACTCTATGTATaaagcaatgaaagtgtaaaacaggtatggtctattgtccgcccggaggacataaaaattttgattttcgtacttaaacgcactcattttcatattattttgacataaatgtgagtgcgtttaagacgaattcgccgatcgaccatacctgttctaagACTTTCATTGGTATAAAGGAATGCAAAGGCAACATGAtgcaaatcaattcaattgcaATCTTTGATGAATGCATATTGTGGAATCACCACAGGATGAACGAAATCCACACGAAAGTTGACTTTTCATGCCTTGACTTCTTACAAATGTCGTGTACGGGTCTCCCCTTCTCCAACTTATAAATGATTGCAGtccacaatatttttttccgtttttcaattgaaacaaaaataaaaacaaataattatacaattaaattaaagttcTCCGAACTGGATGAGAGTGTACACCGTCCAGTTGGAATAAAATATAGTTTTATGCTTCGATTCGTTTCACAACACCCatttatggaaaattaattactGACCATGCataattttcgtgttttttttagttttatttttaagataaatatattttatggcAGAATGGTAAACATAACATTAAACCATACGTGTAAGCACATacaatataaaaaatgtggTTGATGAACGGATATTTCTGTTAGAATTCGTATTGCCTTATACACTCAAcacaatatttatattttatttattcggaATGATGAACACGCTTAGTATATGTATGACCAAGTGTAACGTAATTACACATCAATAAAACGTAAAATGAGTTATTTAAAAGTCATTTAGAATGggacgatttttttaaatataaatctaatAGGGGAAATATCTAATTAGCGaactataagaaaaatgaaatttcattgatttcgcTGACGTTTGTATTTCGtctgaaatgtcaaaaaattctattgacACCGTCACACCACTCGAAACGAAggtaaatcaatgaaatttcatttttctttatagTTTGCTAATTAATCACGTTTCCTTTGAAAACAAAGATTGAaatcaatctgttgaaaagaCTTTGCGCAGAGGTGATTCGAAAGTTTTCCATTTCACAATCACCCATAGTTAgttgataaaataatttctttgttttgtatTATCTTGAGAAGGATGAACATTCTATCACCTTAAGAacgcagagtaaaataaaccaggcagagcgattcatttttgaaacgtcaaataagggtcCAGAGGAACTCATACtgtatgaaattgaaattgaactaaaatgaacactgacatgaattgaataattttattccgCAAAAGATAAGGCAgctagataattcaggtccctagtcaaatgaagcgctcctgcctggtttactttactctgccatgCGTTCAATATGTCTtccaaaatttcggaaatatttcGAGATATCTTTAACATCACACAAAAGACATCTTCAAACGAAGCGAACCTTTTTCTGTGTCCGTTATTAGTTATATACGAATTTATAAGTCTTCTGCATCTGGACATCTGAGCTTCCATAAACAGACATTATCCTATCGATTCCAAAACTTAGATTTGGCAACAAATTAATCGAAAGTTCATTCACCAGCGGAAAAAGAATAAATGCAAACTACGCAAGAATGTAACATCAGTCTCAGTCAATATGTGTGTCCAGTGATTCTCCGGTGAttctttttgtataaataatatttattcataCGTACCATAAATTCCTCATTATATTGTACTTCTACATGCAGAACGTACATTATATATGAGCAGAATGTATTTTATGTACAACACGACTCATAGATACTTTATAACGCAGAGACAACacattttgcataaattattttaaattcattttctgttcaattttaccgatgattttcaatatatttctGTGCAAAtacgttttgtttgttatttggTTCCGTGATAATTGTTTGCATTTGCAGCTCGTAGCGAAAAATATGTTTGGAGTCGCGTATATGCgtctgaactttttttttaacaatgacATAGCAATTGATAGGAAGTAATTTGTTTCTTGAAACACACGCTTCAAAATGCAAGAGAAGTTTTATGAGCTCCTTACTTACTGAACAGATATAATAACCCGAGTTGTTTTTGGAATCTTCACTACATCCAAGCTTCTCTTACAAGCGTTCCTTTAGCGTTTCTAtggaaaacaatttaatgaCGAATCATTAATTTTACCGAAGCATATATGGGCTATAACTGACGAGAATATTACACCGCCAATTACAAACAACCAGAAGAAAAAATCCCGTCATAATATTTGAACCGCTGGCGCTGAACGTTTCCAATGTTTAACCTTCCACTGACGATAATCATTTTAGCAAttttactatcggatctaATACTTCTACTTTGATCTGAGTATTTGCgtttgaaatcttttacttcatttgtttaaacatgcTTTTGTTAATGCTACTATCGTTCTTTTTATCGGACATCTTATAAATCCAAACTCTGCTAGAATCAAGCATATAAATGCTCGTTCAATAGTCATAATGCTTAGAATTTTCTCttcaaaattggtgaaaaaaaACAGACGAGAAGCTTGTTCCATTCCGATTCcgtttattattaaaataaaatctgtgTTTTCAATCGAATACAGGTCAATCTATTGAATAGCTAATTGGCAACAGCAGATCAAACGAAACACATGTTTCTGGTACATCTCTCGTTGTTAAAAACGAtcaataaattgttgaatGCAAGACGCTATTAAATTTCTCTATATGAAGACATAATTTCTAGCAGCGATTGCAGGgtaaaaaaagagagagaagAAATCAGAAAATGTCAGACATTTGCACATTACACATCAACCCAATTATAGGTAGTCCAGCTTACCTCTGGCactactattttttttctaaatggTTGCTTAATTCTATGGCTAACTATTAATCGAACCATTAATATGGTTTACGTGCGCACAGTTATTATAAAATTATGCAGTTGAATGATTAATAAGATGCACTACTGGTGTTTTTCTCTGAACCTCTATTGGTTACAGTAGTCTAACCgcgtgaaatattttattggatttGGATCCGAAGCAGTGTTATAAATGTGTGCTTAGTGTGGTTGCATGCATTTCTATTGCATTCCTTGTATGTAATTTGTTTATTGGATTAAGCTTGCGATTTAAATTAGACTTCTTGGCATGagcaaaatttacaaagtgGATGGATTAATGACTGGTTGATTTTTATATACGTATAGTGAACACTGTTCGCTGAACATCCAGCATGCTTTGTGCACAGTCCGCTGTCGATTGTTCAACATCGCTTTGATACATTCTTTAAAGGCATTTTACTATCGATCGATTTTTAGACTTTAACATAcacagaaaaattttgattggcaGATTCAGCAACCATTCCCGATCTTATATGTATCCATTCAAATTGATAATGCTTATGTTCTATAACATCTACCTTCAGCGGAACCAAAAGAGTTGACAGGTTGAATTGTCACTATCCTTCCATAGATGGCACAAGGTTTCATCGGCTCATGTTACGTAAAGTGAGAGTGAGGTTGAGCTGTCAATAATTGACAGTGATATGCGGCTTGAATATAAATGCACTATACTTTGACAGTAGCCGATGCCGCACTACCGGGCGTCAATTCAATAATCGCGTTGCTCTGCAAAAGACGCTTTCATTACATTCACGTTTCAGAAGCCGAAGAGGCCGGTCATACATATTAGCGTTGAAACGTTTTAAAAgtcaattttataattattcaTCCACACCGAACTATGGCTACTGATAAGTGCGAAGaggtaaatatattttcattgagTGTTCGTGCAAGCATTTAGGCAAACGAAGATTAAcggtaaaatattcaatttttgttctttgatAGAGCTTGCTGTTGGCGACATTGAATGACGATTGTATCTTCACCATATTGGAAAGGCTGCCATTAGATGCCATTTATTCGTACAGCAGGACTTGTAAGCGCATCCAAAGATTGTGTAGAGATGATTTTCAACGAAGGTTTCGGAATGAAATCAATAAGACAGTGCAAATTGAGCATTCTTCCAGGGGAACCATTCATTATAAGGAGAAATACGTTATCTACTTCAACAATTTGGTCAAAAAGCTGCGTATCCATGGTGGAGTTCATATCAAACCTGAACGAGTCGCATGTTTTGTGAAAACGAAATGCGATCCAAGTTTAAACGAAATCACCATTGACAATGACGGTATTGTATTGGATTCATTTTGTAAGGAAATTTCAAGCTTCCTGCAGAGCGTGGAAACTGTTAATCTATTCCAAAGAGTCATGCGAAAGGTGCAAACGTTTCTCAAGTATTGTCCTAATTTGACAACACTTTCTTTATGTCTTTTGAAAGACGAAACGATCGATGAGATTTTCGGACAGAAATATCCGAAGCTGACACATTTGCATTTCGAATATCTTTCAAGCAGTCTGATAAAcccaaaaaattggaaaacatttttgcaacgaaATAGTCAAATACAATGCATAGAGTTAAGCGAACGGAGCACTGACAGCCAAAGCGCGGACGATCGGAAGGATGAAGTGTGTTGAAATTGTTGCCGACGTTGCTTTAAACCTGAAACATTTGTTTCTTTACATTGATCCAGTATTTAcaagaaatttcgaacaaattcGCGGACACCTTCAAAAGTTATGTGGACGTCGCAACTTCCAATCGTTAGAACTGAAATTCTGTGATGACAGAGTCGCTAAGAACCTATTGATGGAACATACAaaccaattgaaaaatttgaagcaACTCACGAAAATACATATCAGGAAGTTATCGGTTCCGGTTGTGGAATTAAACCGAACATTTACTCCATTTGTTCATTTGAAAAGTGTTTCCATTGAA harbors:
- the LOC119082784 gene encoding uncharacterized protein LOC119082784, with protein sequence MATDKCEESLLLATLNDDCIFTILERLPLDAIYSYSRTCKRIQRLCRDDFQRRFRNEINKTVQIEHSSRGTIHYKEKYVIYFNNLVKKLRIHGGVHIKPERVACFVKTKCDPSLNEITIDNDGIVLDSFCKEISSFLQSVETVNLFQRVMRKVQTFLKYCPNLTTLSLCLLKDETIDEIFGQKYPKLTHLHFEYLSSSLINPKNWKTFLQRNSQIQCIELSERSTDSQSADDRKDEVC